A region from the Perca fluviatilis chromosome 16, GENO_Pfluv_1.0, whole genome shotgun sequence genome encodes:
- the cxxc5a gene encoding CXXC-type zinc finger protein 5 isoform X1, producing the protein MSSGLSEGSRTEDHERSNCKQDSPVIERRNRSGIISEPLSKSLKKSRTLSQYTAVSSATSNGHKENGETKSHSAKPQPPPQPQPTVSALTAAKLDRTLEQVLEGQNGLLHFAQAAALLKRAGMEHMLLPGGMGVGIGGGDAGSGASDLEGTSVTDAVGGPVDFPYGVGGGFPFNPGLFIMTPAGVFLADNALHMAGLAEYPAQSELASAINSGKKKRKRCGMCPPCRRRINCEQCSSCRNRKTGHQICKFRKCEELKKKPSAALEKVMLPTGAAFRWFQ; encoded by the coding sequence ATGTCTAGCGGATTGTCGGAGGGGAGCCGGACAGAGGACCACGAGCGGAGTAACTGCAAACAGGACTCTCCTGTTATAGAGCGCAGGAACCGCAGTGGCATCATCAGTGAGCCCCTCAGTAAGAGCCTTAAAAAGTCCCGTACCCTCTCCCAGTATACAGCAGTCTCCTCTGCCACCAGCAATGGACACAAGGAAAATGGTGAGACTAAGAGCCACTCAGCCAAGCCTCAGCCACCCCCGCAGCCCCAGCCCACTGTCTCTGCACTGACAGCAGCCAAGTTGGACCGGACCCTAGAACAGGTTCTAGAGGGACAGAATGGCCTGCTGCACTTTGCCCAGGCAGCAGCCCTGTTAAAGCGGGCCGGTATGGAGCACATGCTCCTGCCTGGGGGCATGGGAGTGGGAATTGGCGGTGGAGACGCAGGCTCGGGGGCTAGCGACTTGGAGGGTACGTCTGTTACGGATGCCGTAGGTGGTCCTGTTGACTTCCCATATGGAGTAGGGGGTGGTTTCCCCTTCAACCCGGGGCTTTTCATCATGACGCCGGCTGGAGTGTTTCTGGCGGACAACGCGCTACACATGGCCGGCCTGGCCGAGTACCCGGCGCAGAGCGAGCTGGCCTCTGCTATCAACTCCGGTAAAAAGAAGCGAAAACGTTGCGGCATGTGCCCACCTTGCCGACGGCGGATTAACTGCGAGCAATGCAGCAGCTGCCGGAATCGCAAAACAGGCCACCAGATCTGCAAGTTTCGCAAATGTGAGGAACTGAAGAAGAAGCCCTCTGCTGCTCTGGAG
- the cxxc5a gene encoding CXXC-type zinc finger protein 5 isoform X2 has translation MSSGLSEGSRTEDHERSNCKQDSPVIERRNRSGIISEPLSKSLKKSRTLSQYTAVSSATSNGHKENGETKSHSAKPQPPPQPQPTVSALTAAKLDRTLEQVLEGQNGLLHFAQAAALLKRAGMEHMLLPGGMGVGIGGGDAGSGASDLEGTSVTDAVGGPVDFPYGVGGGFPFNPGLFIMTPAGVFLADNALHMAGLAEYPAQSELASAINSGKKKRKRCGMCPPCRRRINCEQCSSCRNRKTGHQICKFRKCEELKKKPSAALEVMLPTGAAFRWFQ, from the coding sequence ATGTCTAGCGGATTGTCGGAGGGGAGCCGGACAGAGGACCACGAGCGGAGTAACTGCAAACAGGACTCTCCTGTTATAGAGCGCAGGAACCGCAGTGGCATCATCAGTGAGCCCCTCAGTAAGAGCCTTAAAAAGTCCCGTACCCTCTCCCAGTATACAGCAGTCTCCTCTGCCACCAGCAATGGACACAAGGAAAATGGTGAGACTAAGAGCCACTCAGCCAAGCCTCAGCCACCCCCGCAGCCCCAGCCCACTGTCTCTGCACTGACAGCAGCCAAGTTGGACCGGACCCTAGAACAGGTTCTAGAGGGACAGAATGGCCTGCTGCACTTTGCCCAGGCAGCAGCCCTGTTAAAGCGGGCCGGTATGGAGCACATGCTCCTGCCTGGGGGCATGGGAGTGGGAATTGGCGGTGGAGACGCAGGCTCGGGGGCTAGCGACTTGGAGGGTACGTCTGTTACGGATGCCGTAGGTGGTCCTGTTGACTTCCCATATGGAGTAGGGGGTGGTTTCCCCTTCAACCCGGGGCTTTTCATCATGACGCCGGCTGGAGTGTTTCTGGCGGACAACGCGCTACACATGGCCGGCCTGGCCGAGTACCCGGCGCAGAGCGAGCTGGCCTCTGCTATCAACTCCGGTAAAAAGAAGCGAAAACGTTGCGGCATGTGCCCACCTTGCCGACGGCGGATTAACTGCGAGCAATGCAGCAGCTGCCGGAATCGCAAAACAGGCCACCAGATCTGCAAGTTTCGCAAATGTGAGGAACTGAAGAAGAAGCCCTCTGCTGCTCTGGAG